One region of Candidatus Bathyarchaeia archaeon genomic DNA includes:
- a CDS encoding NosD domain-containing protein, which produces MRKLEKKAVSGTMLTLLIVGMLTLAFNIQLAQANVNVTSGWLSIAVTFDGKMTTAEEWSDTIPVDLTLLEWHVGPGTVSARVWIKNDNTWLYILYRVEWPAGDIDPFDGGYIDYFWDWIGEPPLLWAHSDFSFVEFDNATFDLYGWDETRWYNDVSASPLGENNVEGAATHDGTYYWYEFRKELNSDDGYDWAFTPGQVIRTNLLVGVWDDSTRTPYETYVSLYISTSTPHVVHNVDTGLDYAWIQEAIDAPETLDGHTIQVDAGIYYENVFLYKSLTLVGEDSETTIVDGGATDHVIHITADNVRINRFTIQNGLGGLSLYYSNGDIIEGNILTLNEWAGIEHYHSNNNIIRDNNVTLNSHAGIWLINSSNNAITYNNVSGNSWQGIALGDASNHNIVSNNVATENGAEGIALWKNVVSPKYNMVSDNVASHNNFGIMLFNSSENYLQGNNASFNSWWGISLHDSSNDNIIQENIVTSNGDIGIALWESDNNCVEGNIITSNAYAGIHLHRSKNSKIGNNTVTNNWAGIWLGESHHNLVSQNIAASNFAGINFFASSNYNKVLDNVASDNEAVGIVLSQSSYNIISGNTASNNAQGIALVESSDNNEVSHNVVIGNGEEGIVLWKDNDHNLVSNNVVSSNNNGISLFNSTENHLRGNIVFFNNWEGIRLHDSSNHNIVQDNQLISNGERGISLWYSDYNTVSGNIAHSHTWDGVLVVHSNHNTIEGNIAVSNFNGIVLDESSFSKVKGNRVMYNSYGLDIRNFSENNEISSNNATSNTVGIMVSDSDYNKFLDNIASDNFEGISIWFSYDNKLEDNLAISNSYCGIHLVESYDTIVQMNTASFNVEDGIVLHNSFNNKITENMVEGNYRGITLVESDYNVVEANTLVGNIRWGIVVDGSEHNALEENIATRNQRGGIILYNSNYNKVEHNEATNNGVYGIILYGSDNNKIEENQAKENNHGIYLFASSSNIIEKNVAAKNRMCGIAVAQDEGINSNYNKIEQNKALTNEEFDLYWDMTGTGNIWEENRYKTKNW; this is translated from the coding sequence GTGAGAAAACTGGAAAAGAAAGCAGTTTCTGGAACAATGCTGACACTGCTCATTGTTGGCATGTTGACATTAGCATTTAACATTCAATTAGCCCAAGCAAATGTAAACGTTACAAGTGGCTGGTTAAGTATCGCCGTTACCTTTGATGGCAAAATGACGACAGCTGAAGAGTGGTCGGATACGATTCCCGTTGACCTAACCTTATTGGAGTGGCACGTAGGTCCTGGAACAGTTTCAGCCAGGGTTTGGATAAAGAATGACAACACATGGCTTTACATCCTGTATAGAGTGGAATGGCCTGCTGGGGATATCGATCCATTTGACGGAGGATATATCGACTATTTCTGGGATTGGATCGGGGAACCCCCTCTACTCTGGGCTCACAGTGACTTTAGCTTCGTCGAATTCGACAACGCAACATTCGACTTGTACGGTTGGGACGAAACCAGATGGTACAATGACGTTAGTGCGTCACCACTTGGAGAGAACAACGTTGAAGGTGCAGCAACTCACGATGGAACCTACTACTGGTATGAATTTAGGAAAGAACTTAACTCAGACGATGGCTATGACTGGGCCTTCACCCCAGGCCAAGTCATAAGGACAAACCTACTTGTGGGCGTATGGGACGACAGTACAAGAACACCCTATGAGACTTATGTCTCGTTGTACATTTCCACGTCAACTCCACATGTGGTCCATAATGTTGACACGGGTTTGGACTATGCATGGATTCAGGAAGCAATAGATGCTCCTGAAACTTTGGACGGACACACAATCCAAGTTGATGCTGGAATATATTACGAAAACGTCTTTCTGTACAAATCTTTAACCCTTGTGGGTGAAGATTCTGAAACCACGATTGTTGACGGTGGGGCAACTGATCACGTAATTCATATAACTGCTGACAACGTGAGGATCAACAGGTTTACGATTCAAAACGGGTTGGGTGGTCTGTCTCTTTACTACTCTAATGGGGATATTATTGAAGGCAACATACTAACTCTAAACGAATGGGCCGGCATCGAACACTACCACTCAAACAACAACATCATCCGCGACAATAATGTAACGTTGAACAGTCACGCAGGTATATGGTTAATAAATTCAAGCAACAACGCCATAACATATAACAATGTTTCTGGCAACAGTTGGCAAGGCATTGCTCTGGGAGACGCAAGCAACCACAACATTGTGTCAAATAACGTGGCAACTGAAAATGGAGCGGAGGGTATCGCCTTGTGGAAAAACGTAGTTTCTCCCAAGTACAACATGGTGTCAGACAACGTAGCGAGCCACAATAACTTCGGGATCATGCTTTTCAACTCATCGGAAAATTATCTCCAGGGAAACAATGCATCCTTTAACAGTTGGTGGGGTATTAGTCTCCATGACTCCTCGAATGACAACATAATACAAGAAAACATAGTAACTTCAAATGGTGATATTGGCATCGCACTATGGGAATCTGATAACAATTGTGTGGAAGGAAACATAATAACCTCAAATGCCTACGCTGGTATACACCTCCATCGTTCCAAAAACTCTAAGATAGGAAATAACACAGTAACGAATAATTGGGCTGGCATCTGGTTAGGAGAATCTCACCACAATTTAGTTAGCCAAAACATAGCAGCTTCAAACTTCGCCGGCATAAACTTCTTTGCTTCATCAAATTACAATAAAGTGTTGGACAACGTGGCAAGCGACAATGAAGCTGTCGGTATAGTCCTCTCCCAGTCTTCATACAACATTATCTCTGGTAATACTGCAAGCAACAATGCGCAGGGCATCGCACTGGTAGAGTCGAGCGATAATAACGAAGTATCACATAATGTGGTGATTGGAAATGGAGAGGAGGGCATCGTCTTGTGGAAAGACAATGACCACAACTTGGTGTCAAACAACGTAGTAAGCAGCAATAACAACGGCATCTCGCTTTTCAACTCAACTGAAAATCATCTGCGAGGAAACATTGTGTTCTTTAACAATTGGGAGGGTATTAGGCTCCATGACTCCTCGAACCACAACATCGTACAAGATAACCAACTGATTTCAAATGGTGAGCGTGGCATCTCCTTATGGTATTCCGACTACAACACTGTCTCTGGGAATATCGCCCACAGCCATACTTGGGACGGCGTCCTCGTTGTCCACTCAAATCACAACACGATTGAGGGCAACATAGCGGTAAGCAATTTTAATGGAATAGTGCTCGACGAATCAAGTTTCAGCAAAGTTAAAGGAAATAGAGTGATGTACAACAGTTATGGCTTAGACATCCGCAACTTTTCAGAAAATAACGAAATTTCCTCTAACAATGCAACCAGCAACACTGTAGGGATCATGGTTTCAGACTCTGACTACAATAAATTTCTGGACAACATTGCAAGTGACAATTTTGAAGGAATCTCCATATGGTTTTCTTATGACAACAAGTTAGAAGACAACTTGGCAATTTCCAACTCTTATTGTGGCATTCATCTGGTAGAATCATATGACACCATTGTGCAAATGAACACTGCATCTTTCAACGTCGAAGACGGCATAGTCTTACACAACTCTTTCAATAACAAGATCACAGAGAACATGGTTGAAGGCAACTATCGTGGAATAACCCTTGTGGAATCTGATTACAATGTGGTGGAAGCAAACACGTTGGTTGGCAATATCCGCTGGGGCATCGTAGTTGATGGGTCGGAGCATAATGCTCTCGAAGAAAATATAGCCACGCGCAACCAACGCGGCGGCATCATCCTCTACAATTCAAATTACAACAAGGTCGAACATAATGAAGCAACAAACAACGGCGTGTACGGCATCATTCTCTATGGGTCAGACAATAACAAAATCGAGGAAAACCAAGCTAAGGAAAACAACCATGGGATATACCTTTTCGCTTCCTCCAGCAACATCATCGAAAAAAACGTAGCTGCCAAAAACCGGATGTGTGGCATAGCAGTTGCCCAAGACGAAGGAATAAACTCTAATTACAACAAAATTGAGCAAAACAAGGCTCTAACCAACGAAGAGTTTGACCTATACTGGGACATGACAGGCACAGGCAACATCTGGGAAGAAAACAGATACAAAACCAAAAACTGGTAG
- a CDS encoding aminopeptidase, whose translation MSSFAVEKLAKLTTEYCLPVSKGKKIGIMGNVVAAPLLQQLYKHVLLRGGYPITELGMDGLAELHFAHASEEQLTFVSPFDKFFMTEIDGIIKVFAETNVKRLSGVPAEKIKRMMVSQREVAELYAKHVKIGGLAIIPFPTLAFAQEAEMSLFEYEDFVGKACFLDKPDPVKEWKNLSKRQEKTVQLLNKAENVRFVGEDTDLRLNVKGRTWINCDGHINMPDGEIFTGPIENSAQGQVRFTYPGIYAGREIMDITLTFNNGKVVKAKAAKGEDLLQQLLKTDEGAKRIGEIAIGTNAGINRFTKNMLFDEKMGYTMHMALGRSIAMSGGKNQSSIHWDILKDMKKGEIYADKQLIYEKGHFVI comes from the coding sequence TTGTCCTCGTTCGCTGTTGAGAAACTGGCTAAACTCACCACGGAATACTGTCTTCCTGTTTCTAAGGGTAAGAAAATTGGCATTATGGGAAACGTTGTGGCTGCGCCGCTCTTGCAGCAGTTGTATAAGCATGTTCTCTTGAGGGGCGGATATCCAATAACGGAGTTAGGGATGGATGGCTTAGCCGAGTTACACTTTGCACATGCTAGCGAGGAACAGCTTACTTTCGTGTCGCCATTCGACAAGTTCTTCATGACGGAAATTGACGGGATTATCAAAGTGTTCGCAGAAACAAATGTAAAAAGGCTATCGGGTGTGCCCGCGGAGAAAATTAAGAGAATGATGGTGTCTCAAAGAGAAGTAGCTGAGCTTTACGCAAAACACGTGAAAATCGGCGGCTTGGCAATTATACCTTTTCCAACGCTGGCGTTTGCTCAAGAAGCGGAGATGTCTCTGTTTGAGTACGAGGATTTTGTGGGTAAAGCCTGCTTCTTGGACAAGCCGGATCCAGTTAAAGAATGGAAGAATCTCTCAAAAAGGCAAGAGAAAACGGTTCAACTTCTCAACAAAGCTGAGAACGTACGGTTCGTTGGCGAGGACACTGATCTGAGGCTGAATGTTAAAGGGCGAACGTGGATCAACTGTGATGGGCACATTAACATGCCTGACGGTGAAATCTTCACCGGACCCATCGAGAACTCGGCTCAGGGACAGGTCAGGTTCACGTATCCGGGAATTTATGCGGGTAGAGAGATCATGGACATAACCTTGACTTTCAACAATGGCAAGGTGGTGAAAGCCAAGGCTGCGAAAGGCGAAGACCTGCTTCAACAACTGCTGAAGACTGATGAAGGCGCGAAGAGAATTGGTGAGATAGCTATTGGCACGAACGCGGGTATTAACAGGTTTACTAAGAACATGCTTTTCGATGAGAAGATGGGCTACACTATGCACATGGCTTTGGGCAGATCCATTGCGATGTCAGGCGGCAAGAATCAGTCGAGCATTCACTGGGACATTCTCAAGGACATGAAGAAAGGAGAAATCTACGCTGACAAGCAGCTCATCTACGAAAAGGGACATTTCGTAATCTAG
- a CDS encoding ABC transporter ATP-binding protein, translating to MGFHQAFLVDEEETKRTVPDRVLIKRLLKYMARYKSNFATIISLLLVSSSLGLVGPYILAVAIDQYIAQGNLSALYWISAVYVGVYVIVWVVSSFQTYLRFWLGQRLILDLRMDLFSRLQRLSMSFYDKRHVGRIMSRVTNDVETLNEFLTSGVEVAIGDIFILVGIVVMMLILNVQLAMVTLTVIPILLVGTILLGERVREAYRLTRKKISGVTANLAESISGMRVVQSFSREMANAQQFDRVNVENLQANIQAARVSALFFPVVDVLGSVGMCLVLWFGGTSVMNGSLTLGVLVAFMAYVTRFFMPIREISMLYNNVQSALAATERITEILDARSEVEEAKDAVELPKIRGEIKFNDVSFGYDPENSVLDDIELEIRENQRIALVGPTGAGKTSLASLVARFYDPQKGSITVDGYDVRRVTLKSLRSQMGIVLQDPLLFSGTIRENIAYGRPETSEQKIVEAAKAVGAHDFIMNFAQGYDTVVGERGIRLSMGQRQLVSFARALLADPRILILDEATSSVDAYTELLIQNALKKLLEKRTTLIIAHRLSTVRSADRIVVVDNGRIVDMGSHEELMRREGLYRKLYEMQLKPIEAK from the coding sequence ATGGGTTTTCACCAAGCTTTTCTAGTCGATGAGGAGGAAACCAAACGCACTGTCCCAGATCGTGTCCTAATAAAGAGACTTCTGAAGTACATGGCTCGTTACAAGTCGAATTTTGCGACAATCATTTCACTTCTTCTTGTTTCCTCAAGCTTGGGACTAGTCGGTCCCTACATATTGGCTGTGGCCATCGATCAGTACATTGCACAAGGAAATCTCTCTGCCCTCTACTGGATCTCGGCGGTTTATGTTGGCGTGTACGTGATAGTCTGGGTTGTCAGCTCTTTTCAAACGTACCTGAGGTTCTGGCTTGGACAGCGTTTAATCCTCGACCTTAGAATGGACCTGTTCTCCCGTCTTCAGCGGCTCTCGATGAGCTTCTACGACAAGCGGCACGTAGGGCGAATTATGTCGCGCGTCACGAACGATGTGGAAACATTGAACGAGTTCTTGACTTCAGGTGTGGAAGTTGCCATCGGCGACATTTTCATCCTAGTGGGCATAGTGGTGATGATGCTTATTCTGAACGTGCAGCTGGCAATGGTAACCTTGACTGTGATTCCGATTCTGTTGGTTGGAACTATCTTGCTGGGAGAGCGGGTTAGAGAAGCTTACAGGTTGACGAGAAAGAAGATTTCAGGCGTTACGGCAAACCTTGCTGAAAGCATATCTGGGATGCGGGTGGTTCAATCCTTCTCCCGGGAGATGGCGAACGCCCAGCAGTTTGACCGCGTGAACGTGGAGAACCTTCAAGCGAATATTCAGGCGGCGCGGGTTTCGGCGCTTTTCTTCCCTGTGGTAGACGTGCTTGGCTCTGTTGGAATGTGTCTTGTTCTCTGGTTTGGCGGCACGTCGGTGATGAATGGTTCCTTGACATTGGGCGTTTTAGTGGCTTTCATGGCTTATGTCACGCGGTTTTTCATGCCGATCCGCGAGATTAGCATGTTGTACAATAATGTGCAGTCTGCTTTGGCTGCCACGGAGAGGATAACGGAAATTCTTGACGCCAGATCTGAAGTTGAAGAGGCTAAGGATGCAGTAGAGCTGCCCAAAATTAGGGGAGAAATCAAATTTAACGATGTGTCTTTCGGATACGATCCGGAGAATTCCGTTCTAGACGACATAGAATTGGAGATCAGGGAAAACCAGCGGATTGCGCTAGTCGGTCCGACAGGTGCGGGCAAAACCTCTTTGGCCAGCCTTGTTGCTCGCTTCTACGACCCGCAGAAAGGAAGCATAACTGTCGACGGATACGACGTACGCAGAGTTACTTTGAAGTCGCTTAGAAGCCAGATGGGAATTGTGCTTCAAGATCCTTTGTTGTTCAGCGGCACAATTCGAGAGAACATAGCTTATGGTCGACCGGAGACGAGTGAGCAGAAAATTGTGGAGGCGGCGAAGGCTGTGGGCGCTCACGATTTCATAATGAATTTTGCTCAGGGTTACGATACCGTTGTTGGTGAGAGAGGCATTAGGCTTTCGATGGGGCAGCGGCAGCTTGTCTCGTTTGCTCGGGCTTTGTTGGCTGACCCTCGGATTCTGATTTTGGATGAGGCTACCTCCAGCGTGGACGCCTACACCGAGTTGCTGATTCAGAATGCGTTGAAGAAATTGTTGGAAAAGCGGACCACGCTGATTATTGCTCATCGCTTGTCGACTGTGCGAAGCGCGGATAGAATTGTGGTTGTTGACAACGGCAGAATTGTGGACATGGGCTCACATGAGGAGCTGATGCGCCGAGAAGGCTTGTACCGCAAGCTGTACGAAATGCAGTTGAAACCAATCGAAGCCAAGTAG
- a CDS encoding dienelactone hydrolase family protein, with translation MDTTSFIVEFHGGNPTQATLGLLARPKTADKYPAVIVIHEIWGLVDHIKDVATRLAHEGYVALAVDLFDRKIVTNLEEGRELRQKLTEEKNLGDLNGAFNYLKTLEYVKPDHIGSIGFCMGGGFSLQLACRNPELAAAVIFYGRNPTPIDLVKGIQCPILGNYAGADMGITEQDINLLKQALAKHGKQFDIKVYPGAPHAFFNDTGERYRPEAAKDAWERTLTFFNKHLKQ, from the coding sequence ATGGACACAACCTCATTCATAGTGGAGTTTCACGGCGGAAACCCTACGCAAGCAACTCTGGGCTTACTAGCTAGACCCAAAACAGCTGACAAGTACCCCGCCGTAATCGTTATTCATGAAATCTGGGGACTCGTCGACCACATTAAAGATGTTGCCACTCGACTGGCACACGAAGGCTACGTAGCCCTCGCAGTTGATCTCTTTGACCGCAAAATCGTAACAAACCTGGAAGAAGGCCGAGAACTACGCCAAAAACTAACTGAAGAAAAAAACCTAGGAGACCTGAACGGCGCCTTTAACTACCTCAAAACCCTCGAATACGTGAAACCAGACCATATAGGCAGCATCGGATTCTGCATGGGAGGCGGCTTCTCACTGCAACTGGCCTGCCGCAACCCCGAACTCGCAGCCGCAGTCATATTCTACGGCAGAAACCCCACGCCAATCGACCTAGTCAAAGGCATCCAATGTCCAATCCTTGGCAACTACGCAGGAGCTGACATGGGCATTACAGAGCAGGACATAAACCTCTTGAAGCAAGCGCTCGCCAAACATGGAAAGCAGTTTGACATCAAAGTATATCCGGGTGCTCCACACGCGTTCTTCAACGATACGGGAGAACGCTACAGACCTGAGGCAGCGAAAGACGCTTGGGAAAGAACACTAACGTTTTTCAACAAACATCTGAAACAATGA
- a CDS encoding ERCC4 domain-containing protein, whose amino-acid sequence MSGTETLIPFLKEPEKTDKPIIIVDTREASSAPKIVKGLTELGAEIRLEALQKGDYIVSDQVAIERKTVHDFVYTLTRRFLFEQLFRLKEVYVKPFILIEGYLPIVYRFSRIQPASVWGAMFALAKQGINMIHTNSYKETIDFLYVAAKQEQIVEKRAPVVHPIKPNETLQDQQVFFLASLPVIGREKAVSLLESYQTPMNALLNVDNWKKDAYGLGPIITEKVKQVLNTPFTQAEKKTE is encoded by the coding sequence ATGTCTGGTACAGAAACCCTCATACCCTTTCTGAAGGAACCGGAGAAAACCGATAAGCCGATCATTATCGTTGATACGCGTGAGGCGAGCAGTGCGCCCAAAATCGTCAAAGGATTGACTGAGTTGGGTGCTGAGATTCGGTTGGAAGCTTTGCAGAAAGGCGATTACATAGTTTCAGATCAGGTTGCCATTGAACGTAAAACAGTTCATGACTTTGTGTACACGTTGACGCGAAGGTTTCTTTTTGAGCAGTTGTTCAGGTTGAAAGAGGTCTACGTGAAGCCTTTCATTCTGATTGAAGGCTACTTGCCCATCGTTTACCGATTCAGCCGGATACAGCCCGCGTCTGTGTGGGGCGCCATGTTCGCGTTGGCTAAGCAGGGTATCAACATGATTCACACGAACAGCTACAAGGAAACCATTGACTTCCTCTACGTTGCAGCTAAGCAGGAGCAGATTGTGGAGAAGAGAGCGCCGGTTGTCCATCCGATTAAGCCGAATGAGACTCTTCAAGACCAGCAGGTGTTCTTTCTGGCTAGCTTACCTGTCATAGGACGTGAGAAAGCCGTTTCGCTGCTTGAGTCATATCAGACGCCTATGAATGCCCTTCTAAACGTGGATAACTGGAAGAAAGACGCCTATGGGCTCGGGCCGATCATAACGGAGAAAGTCAAACAAGTCTTGAACACGCCGTTCACGCAAGCGGAGAAGAAGACAGAATGA
- a CDS encoding ABC transporter ATP-binding protein, with protein MSVPIRVISYLRRYWLLELLVILCLLGVTALNIMVPYLIRIIIDDVLVRMEYQLLLFLTLSILGIAALRGALAFAQRYTMEYVAQKAVYDVRNQIYEALQRQSFTFYDKMPTGQLMSRVTSDVDLLRGFLAWGFPQFISILATFIGVFTIAASMSWKLTLLALSPIPIVFLITYRFAKRVRPVFTEGQERLGAINEVLQENITSVKVVRAFAKEDLEERKFMDKSKNYFNTNLRAAKLRALHIPPMEFMAGLGTVFILLYGGTQVMSGEITIGTLVAFNSYLLLLLMPMRFLGFITSFLQRAIAGAKRTFEIMDAVPEVKDMPNAVELPPTKGQVRFENVSFSYGQEPVLRNVAFEAKPGETIALLGTTGSGKSSVISLIPRFYDINEGKLTIDDFDVRDLKIESLRKHIGIVHQETFLFSATIRENIAYSRPGANMEEIIDAAKSAEAHDFITSFPQGYNTVVGERGSTLSGGQRQRIAIARALLKDPKILILDDSTSSVDIETEYQIQKALQALLKDRTTFVITQRLSTIKNAHKIIVLDQGRIVETGTHDELMEKNGMYRRIYETQLAAQAKPEVQVQVVKDSAGRKTKGPVGGAH; from the coding sequence ATGAGTGTCCCGATCAGAGTGATCAGTTACCTGAGAAGGTACTGGCTCCTAGAGCTTCTAGTCATCCTTTGCCTTCTAGGAGTCACAGCACTCAACATTATGGTTCCATATCTTATCCGGATAATAATTGACGACGTACTTGTTCGAATGGAGTACCAGTTGCTGCTTTTCCTGACGCTCAGCATACTTGGCATTGCAGCGTTGAGAGGCGCTCTCGCCTTTGCGCAAAGATACACAATGGAATATGTGGCTCAGAAAGCCGTTTACGACGTTCGAAACCAGATTTATGAGGCTCTACAGCGTCAGTCATTCACGTTCTACGATAAGATGCCCACCGGTCAGCTTATGTCAAGGGTTACAAGCGACGTTGACTTGCTGAGAGGATTCTTGGCGTGGGGTTTTCCCCAGTTCATCAGCATTTTAGCCACGTTCATCGGCGTGTTTACGATTGCTGCCTCTATGAGTTGGAAACTGACCCTACTTGCTCTTTCACCGATTCCTATTGTATTCTTGATCACGTACAGGTTTGCGAAACGGGTAAGGCCGGTATTCACTGAAGGACAAGAGCGGTTAGGCGCCATAAACGAGGTCTTGCAGGAAAACATAACAAGCGTGAAGGTTGTTAGAGCATTCGCAAAGGAAGACCTCGAAGAACGCAAATTCATGGACAAAAGTAAGAACTACTTCAACACCAACCTACGTGCCGCCAAGCTTCGAGCCCTTCATATTCCACCAATGGAATTCATGGCTGGCTTAGGCACGGTTTTCATCCTGCTCTACGGCGGCACACAAGTAATGTCAGGAGAAATAACAATCGGCACACTCGTGGCCTTCAACAGCTACCTTCTACTACTGCTCATGCCCATGCGCTTCCTCGGCTTCATCACATCATTCTTGCAACGAGCCATCGCCGGAGCAAAAAGAACATTCGAAATCATGGACGCCGTTCCCGAAGTAAAAGACATGCCCAACGCCGTGGAACTGCCTCCAACAAAGGGGCAAGTTAGATTCGAGAATGTCTCGTTCAGCTACGGCCAGGAGCCGGTGCTTAGAAACGTGGCGTTTGAGGCAAAGCCCGGTGAAACCATCGCGTTACTTGGCACAACAGGCTCGGGAAAAAGCTCAGTTATCAGCCTGATTCCAAGGTTCTACGACATTAACGAAGGAAAGTTAACAATAGACGATTTCGACGTTAGAGACCTGAAAATCGAATCCTTGAGAAAGCACATAGGCATTGTCCATCAAGAGACCTTTCTTTTTTCAGCCACAATCAGAGAAAACATAGCCTACAGCAGACCCGGGGCAAACATGGAAGAGATAATAGATGCCGCAAAATCCGCGGAAGCCCACGATTTCATTACGTCATTCCCTCAAGGCTACAACACTGTGGTAGGTGAAAGAGGCTCCACACTTTCAGGCGGTCAAAGACAGAGAATCGCCATAGCTAGAGCGTTGTTGAAAGATCCTAAAATTCTGATTCTCGACGACTCAACCTCCAGCGTCGACATCGAAACTGAGTATCAGATTCAGAAGGCATTGCAGGCGCTTCTCAAAGATCGGACAACTTTCGTCATCACGCAGCGTCTGTCAACTATAAAGAACGCTCACAAAATCATTGTGCTTGACCAAGGGCGAATCGTGGAAACTGGAACGCATGACGAGTTGATGGAAAAGAACGGGATGTACAGGCGTATTTACGAAACTCAGCTTGCAGCGCAAGCCAAGCCTGAAGTTCAAGTGCAAGTCGTGAAGGATTCTGCTGGCCGGAAAACAAAGGGACCTGTGGGAGGCGCTCACTGA
- a CDS encoding transglutaminase family protein, whose amino-acid sequence MEDLEEYLSVTKLIDSNHQLVRTAALRIAGEAGTPKDAAVKLFSFVRDKIPLAIVNPWKTASETLRMRKGSCLTKATLQVALLRSVGIPARFRVVEFKGNDPAEWRGIVPSFSVSRLPERWSHIFVEVYIEGRWIMADATFDKALVPDTDDWDGEKDVCCIEPQAVLADLGAFVSIEEEARKLDKAYKAPVFWIIDGYKTFWLLNLYQRIQRLKNRLKHLL is encoded by the coding sequence GTGGAAGACCTCGAAGAATATCTTAGCGTTACTAAGCTTATCGATTCAAATCACCAGCTGGTCAGGACAGCAGCTTTGAGGATCGCAGGAGAAGCGGGGACGCCGAAAGATGCTGCGGTTAAGCTATTCAGTTTCGTTAGGGACAAAATACCTCTAGCTATCGTTAATCCGTGGAAGACTGCGTCGGAGACTTTGAGAATGCGTAAGGGCAGTTGCCTCACTAAGGCTACTCTTCAGGTTGCATTGTTGAGGTCGGTGGGAATTCCAGCTAGGTTCAGAGTTGTGGAGTTCAAGGGCAATGATCCCGCGGAGTGGCGAGGCATAGTGCCTTCATTCAGTGTTTCCAGATTACCTGAACGGTGGTCGCACATCTTTGTAGAAGTTTACATAGAGGGCAGATGGATAATGGCTGACGCCACATTTGACAAAGCTCTGGTTCCTGATACAGACGATTGGGATGGTGAAAAAGATGTTTGCTGTATTGAGCCCCAAGCTGTTCTTGCCGACTTGGGAGCTTTTGTGTCTATTGAAGAAGAAGCGAGAAAGCTTGATAAAGCTTACAAGGCTCCAGTTTTCTGGATTATCGATGGCTACAAGACGTTTTGGCTTTTGAATCTCTATCAGAGAATACAGCGTCTTAAGAACAGGCTGAAACACCTTCTTTAA